From the Odontesthes bonariensis isolate fOdoBon6 chromosome 9, fOdoBon6.hap1, whole genome shotgun sequence genome, the window agagctaaaaacaaacaaaaaaacaacaggttTGAGACAACTAGGCAGAACATGGAGCTGCTGCAGTACAAACTGCTTTCCCCCAATTGTAAATTATCCAGTAAGTTTATCTGACATCCAAGTcagtctctctttctctctctctctctctctctcacacacacacacacactcaactaAAGAGGGAAAAAGGGGAAAGAGAGACGGTATCGCCTAACATTTGCTCTAATGGGAGGCTTCCTGACTGGTAACCGGAGCAGCTTTTAGCACTGaagtggcagcactcaggttACAAACGGTCGGAGGCAGGGGGGGACACCTCAGAAGGGGTTGCATTACCATCACTGGTTGAGtatgcataactcaccgtgagAAGCAGACATCAAATTGCATGTAATTTGATATCCTGCTCTTGTATTAACCTTTGTGAGAGTATGAGCTGACATAAAAGATTCCCACAGCCTTTCACGTTGCACAAGCCTGTACTtttggaaaacactgctggttTAATTTTAACTCACCAATGGCTACTGACAAACAACTTGTGATAATTTCTGGGAAAGGGTATTTTAATATTTGTGGAGAGAAACTTAATACCGTCCTCAGATCAGTAAGTCTGTCTGCTCAGCTTGCAGATAAAGTCTAGCTGCAACTCAGATACTGATCAGAGGACAATTTGGTAAGTTTGAGTCAGAGAAGTGCCTTTTAGGCAGCGTAGCTCCTCACAGTTTGTGACACTGTTTTACGGGACCACACCATAATGACCAAAGGTGTTTTGTGGTAACACTATAAGCCTGTACATGTGTAAGAGAACAGCAGCCAATTGATTCAATCTATTCAGTTTGTAATCATTATTTGGTGTGTTTTATATCAGGAACACAGTGGTTCACAAATGTTCCGTTTACATTGCAGCTAATTTTTCATGGATAATAAGAGTTGTCCAACATCCCCCTGTGTATTTATTTCCCAACCTTGACACACTTCTCGGATTCATGTTTCATTTGGGCTTCGTTCAAGGGCTGTGGTTTGTCTATCACTGGGCCGAGGCTTAACATTAACATTTAGCTCTCATTGAGACCCAATACATACGGTGGCAACTCTAAAATGCAAAAACAGCGGCAAACTTCCTTACTTTAAACACCAGTACAAGCACGTGGGGCAAatgtttgtttcctttttcaAACGGTAGCGGAGTGAATCGTTCCCTCTGTCGTGAGCCTGGCGCAATTTCACACTCTGCCTTCAAATAGATTTCATAGTAGATGCATTAAACCACTGAAAACTCTGCCCGCTGTTACTCCATACTGGGTTTTCTCTCACTTTGTAAACACTCCCTAAAGTCATATATGATTGTTCACTATCTTTATGAGCAAATCTGGAAGATCTGTTTAACTGAGAAAACATAGCATTGGGTTAGGGGGAGGTTTGTGCATCATGATGTAGCACATAGTGTTGTCATGTTCCTTTTTTCTCCCCCCAACAATGCAGTCATGTGTGACCTTGGGCCAGGGTAGTGTCAGCTGCAGTGTTTCTTACTAGAAGTCAGAATGGAGACCCTGCGAATAGAATCTGTGATGTTAATGTATTGCAAGATAAAGCATACAAAGTAGCAAGATAGGTAGACTTGCACACAAGCAGATGGAGAAGCCAAATGTGATCTTCTTACACCCCATATGACTGATGCGACAtcgctttttttcccccacagagtcCACCAAAGAACTGAAATTCAGTTTGCAGATCGTTGTTGCACATAAAAAGAACCAAATCTTAACCGTGTAATGTTTTACCCCTTTCTTTTTCTGCAGTTTTTTCTCTGCTCGGTTTATGTGCCCATGTGCACGGACAAGGTCCCCATCCCCATCGGACCATGTGGTAGCATGTGCCTGTCCGTCAAGAGAAAGTGCCTCCCAGTTCTCCATGAGTTTGGCTTCATATGGCCTGAGGTGAGTCACGTCATCACGAGAACTGGCTGAGAAATTTCAACAAGCTTGTCCTCAGGATATGGTTGATAGTAGGTCTGTTTGCAGTTATTTCAGTTGGATGGGATCATTTTCCATCATTTTTGCAGTAGTTTGCACCTACCTGCATTAAAACAGCTGGCTGAATCAAACAGACATCAGTTTTTCTACAGTCTGTCCAAGTTTGAGGTCTAAGTGGCACTCTTTTAATACCTCGTTGaagtgattttctttttaatggagCTTGAGTGGAAAATAAGCACCAGCAGCTGTTTATCTTGAGGCACTTAACTTGTATTATTTGACAGAGTAAATTTTAATGAGCCTCTTTTAACATTAACGTCATTGATCGAGACTTTCTAAGCACCACTGTGAACTCATTTTGGTTTTAAACCAAATGAAAAAGTTAAAAGCTATACTAGTGCTAACCTAAGGCCAATAGTGGTAGAAAGTGAGCAGAAGAGGACCATTGCATTGTTATTTGAcaagttttcatgttttttcgtGCTCATGGCATTCAACATTTTGTTGAGTGATGTGAAAAATTTGTTGGACGGAGCAAAAAGTACTAATTCACACCATGTTTTCTTTGCAGGTTCTCAACTGCAGTCGCTTCCCACCTCAAAACGACCACAATCACATGTGTATGGAGGGTCCTGGGGACGAGGACCCTCCCTACCAGCCAGTCCGCCATCCTCCCCATCAGGAGGAATGTCTGGGATCTGCACCTGACCAGTACACCTGGCTCAAGCAGACTGAAACCTGTACTCTCCAGTGTGGCTATGACAGCGGGCTCTACCGACGAGGGGCCAAAGTCTTCACGGATGCATGGATGGCAGTGTGGGCCGTGCTGTGCTTCCTGTCTACCACTCTGACTGTCCTGACCTTTCTTTTGGACTCGCAGCGTTTCTCCTACCCTGAGAGGCCCATTATCTTTCTCTCCATGTGCTGCAATCTGTACAGCGTTGCCTACCTGGTAAGCAGGATATCCACTCTGTCATTGTTACAATTAGGGTATTTTGgttaaaaagattaaaagacTGGCTTAAAGACTGTGAAGTCAAAAGAAATTGTAAAGCTTCTCAACACAAAAAAAGATGACATGGTAAAACTCGGTCTTTGTGCTGTCTTTTCCTGTTATTAATTCAGCTCCACCTACTTTTCTAGGTACGACTGACTCTGGGGAGAGAGCGTGTTTCCTGTGATCTGGATGCCACAGCCGTACCAATTCTGGTACAAGAAGGATTAAAGAGCACTGGCTGTGCCAtagtcttcctcctcctttatttctttGGCATGGCCTCCTCACTCTGGTTAGTTCAAACACACTTCACTTTTCTGTGCCAGTTTGCCCGTTGTGTCATCAGCTGTTGTGAATGGCTTGAGGTCGAACAATTGGAACACGAGACTTGCATCCTGTTTTCCTTAAAAATCAAACTATCCTGTCTCATAACCTCTGTACAAGTTGGCCTGTGTGCTCAGGGTAAAAGCGCCGCTTTTCCAGTGCGTGCTGCAAATAAAGTTGCAGTGGAAACACACTGCTGTCACAgctctttttcttccttttcactCGGCCCTTGTTTTCCTGTTTGCCTTCTCCATTTGGAAAAGCTACAGGCCAAGGACTTAACCCTCTCCTGAAGTATGATCACAACCCTCTGTTATGTAGCTCATAACTAACTGCTGTCGTGATAACCAAGTTACAGATGAGGACTGCGTGCGTCCACCGAATTAGCTCTAAAAAGTTACATGAAGGGGTCATTTTGAGATGCTTTTGTAGGGAAAGTGGCTTCAGAGTTGAGTTTGGGGtctttctccctgaaataaatGATTTCTATTCACTATAAATACGAGACAGATATTTCAGTCTGGACTGCTGTCATCAAAATGATCATTCTTGTCATATGTAGCGATTTATATTAGGCTACATTGCACTGTTCAAATATCCAAAGAATGGACATACTGGAAATTAAAGTTAAATACAGTATAGGAAGGAGAAGTGAAGGAAACAGGGGCAGGCAGGTTAGAGCAGTTTGGACCAAATGCCCTGTCTGAAATTTGTCGGCTGCATGTGTAGAAGGGAGTCGGCTTGAATCGGGATCAGCTGCTATCAGCTGATCTTATACAGAGATCGGGAACTGACACCAGCTTTCGTGGTCTGCCTGAAATAACACTATACTCAGTTGTACACATGAAAACAGATTTGTGCCCATCTCATTCTTTCTCCCCCCCACCCCTTCTCCCAGGTGGGTGATCCTGACCCTCACCTGGTTTTTGGCTGCTGGACTGAAGTGGGGACATGAGGCGATTGAAATGCACAGCTCCTACTTTCACATAGCTGCCTGGGCTATCCCAGCTGTTAAAACCATAGTCATCCTCAT encodes:
- the fzd4 gene encoding frizzled-4, with the translated sequence MPGMSLAVAALLLLVCPLCVVNAFGDEVEEMTCDPIRISMCQGLGYNVTKMPNLVGNVLQSDAELQLTTFTPLIQYGCSSQLKFFLCSVYVPMCTDKVPIPIGPCGSMCLSVKRKCLPVLHEFGFIWPEVLNCSRFPPQNDHNHMCMEGPGDEDPPYQPVRHPPHQEECLGSAPDQYTWLKQTETCTLQCGYDSGLYRRGAKVFTDAWMAVWAVLCFLSTTLTVLTFLLDSQRFSYPERPIIFLSMCCNLYSVAYLVRLTLGRERVSCDLDATAVPILVQEGLKSTGCAIVFLLLYFFGMASSLWWVILTLTWFLAAGLKWGHEAIEMHSSYFHIAAWAIPAVKTIVILIMRLVDADDLTGLCYVGNQQQEALTGFVVAPLATYLLIGTLFICAGLVALFKIRSNLQKDGAKTDKLERLMVKIGVFSVLYTVPASTVIGCYLYQLSHWGEFRATTQNSYVASEMLRIFMSLLVGITSGMWIWSAKTLHTWQRCSARLLRDSRASRGGKRAPGEGWIKPGKGNETVV